A segment of the Methanothermococcus thermolithotrophicus DSM 2095 genome:
GTATTTCCCCCTATTAAGAGAGGAGACTTGATGGACAGTAAAATTGATAATTACGATATTATTGGCATTATTGACGGAGTTTTTTTACAGAATTCTGCAGTGGCCCACAGGGAGATACTGAAGAGATTAAACGAAGGTAAGAAAATATTTGGAGCAAGTTCAATGGGTGCATTAAGAGCTTCTGAATTAGATACCTATGGAATGATAGGGGTAGGGAAAATATACGAATATTATAAGAACGGAATAATCACAGATGATGATGAGGTTGCAGTTACATTCAGTGAAGACTTCCATCAAATAACTTTTTCAATGATTAATTTTAGAATAATGGTGCAAAATGCTATAAAAGATGGAATCATACATGAAAAAGATGGTGGGGATTTACTTAAAATAGCAAAAAGTTTATACTATCCTTTAAGAACTTTTGAAAACGTACTTGAAAAAAGTAAATTTGAAGAGGATATGAAAGAAAAACTTTTGAGTTACTTCAAAACTCATGACGATATAAAAAGAAGCGATGCTTTTGAGATGTTGTATAAAATTAAAGAATATATTATTAAAATCTAAATATTATTCTATACTAAGTTAAACACAATAATTTATTTTATATTTAAGCAGGTATGAAGAGGTACTAAAATAACATTTATCTTGGTGAGCTCATGGAAGAACTAAAGGTAAAAAGGATTGAAAACGGTACTGTTATTGATCATATAGATGGAGGAAAAGCTCTGGAAGTCTATAGGATCTTAAATATTAAAGAAGGATTACCAGTAACACTGGCTATGAATGTTTCTTCTAAAAAAAGAAATAAAAAGGATATTTTAAAAATAGAAGGTCTGGAGTTATCCAAAGAGGATGTTAATAAAATAAGTCTTATTTCACCTAATGCAACAATAAACATTATAAAAAATGGAAAGGTAATATTTAAGTCTAAATTAGATATCCCTGAAAAAATCGAGGGTATCTTAAAGTGTACAAACACAAAATGTATCACTAACCAAGAACAAATAGAGTCTAAATTCATTGTAGAAAAGAAACATCCTTTAAAAATAAGATGCATATACTGTGAAAAGTTCATTAGCTCCATAATATATTCAAAATAGAATTTTCACTTTTTGTATTTTTGATGATGTTATGTTGTTATTATTTATTGTTATTGTTAATTGTCGATATAAAAATATAAACAGGTATAAGGTGATTAAATGAAGTTGCATGAATACGAGGCAAAGAGAATATTCAAAAATTATGGAATACCAGTACCTGAAAGTATTTTAACTTCAGAAAAAATAGAATCCATTGAAAAACCAGTTGTAATTAAGGCTCAGGTTTTAGTTGGCGGTAGAGGAAAAGCTGGAGGAATTCTTTTTGCAGATAATACCGAAGAAGCCAATGCAAAAATTGAAGAGCTCCTTAAGAAAGAAATAAAAGGAGAAAAAGTTGAAAAAGTTTTAATTGAAGATAAGCTTCCAATAAAAAAGGAATACTATATTGGTATAGTTATAGACAGAACGGAAAAAAAGCCTGTTATAATGTTCTCAACCGAAGGTGGAGTGGACATAGAGGAAGTTGCAAAAAACACGCCTGAAAAAATAGTAAAACACTATGTGGACCTGGAAAAGGAATTTTTACCATACATAGCAAGAAATATTTTAAACGAGGCTTCTATCCCGTCCGAAGAAATCCCAAAAATTGCAGATGTGATATACAAACTCTACAAGGTATTCAAAGACATGGACGGAACTTTAACTGAAATAAATCCATTGGTTATTACCGAGGACGGAAGAATCTTTGCTGCAGATGCTGTTTTAAATGTGGACGACGATGCATTCTACAGACACAACTATCAAGAATTCGAAGAATTCAATAAAAAAGACAAATCAGAATTTGCCTATGTTGAACTGGATGGCGACATTGGGGTTATAGGCAATGGTGCAGGTTTAACTTTGGCTAGTATGGATATTGTTAAAGAGTTTGGTGGAGAACCGGCATGTTTCTTAGATATAGGTGGTGGAGCCAGTTCAGAAATAGTTAAAAAAGCACTTAAAAAGGTTTTAGAAAAGCAGGGTGTAAAAGGAGTTTTCATTAACGTATTAGGCGGTATCACAAGATGCGATGAAGTTGCAAAAGGTATCGTTGATGTTTTAGAAGAGCATCCAAATGTCAAATTTGCAGTTAGGATGATGGGAACAAATGAAGAAGAAGGAAGAAAAATATTGGAAGAACATGGAATACCTTACGAGCTCTCCATGGAAGATGCAGCTAAAAAGTTAATGGAAACGATCAACAACTAATTTTTTATTTTTTATTATTTTTAAGCCTTCAAACTTTTACATAATCTTTTAAGAAACTCTAATTTTGAAATATTTTCATCATTAACTTTTACCTTTATATATCCACAAATTTTCCAATTTTCTCGTGGATAGGATTTATCT
Coding sequences within it:
- a CDS encoding TfuA-related McrA-glycine thioamidation protein, with product MKIAIFSKLTLKEDEIKDVLKEADVFPPIKRGDLMDSKIDNYDIIGIIDGVFLQNSAVAHREILKRLNEGKKIFGASSMGALRASELDTYGMIGVGKIYEYYKNGIITDDDEVAVTFSEDFHQITFSMINFRIMVQNAIKDGIIHEKDGGDLLKIAKSLYYPLRTFENVLEKSKFEEDMKEKLLSYFKTHDDIKRSDAFEMLYKIKEYIIKI
- the pyrI gene encoding aspartate carbamoyltransferase regulatory subunit gives rise to the protein MEELKVKRIENGTVIDHIDGGKALEVYRILNIKEGLPVTLAMNVSSKKRNKKDILKIEGLELSKEDVNKISLISPNATINIIKNGKVIFKSKLDIPEKIEGILKCTNTKCITNQEQIESKFIVEKKHPLKIRCIYCEKFISSIIYSK
- the sucC gene encoding ADP-forming succinate--CoA ligase subunit beta, with the protein product MKLHEYEAKRIFKNYGIPVPESILTSEKIESIEKPVVIKAQVLVGGRGKAGGILFADNTEEANAKIEELLKKEIKGEKVEKVLIEDKLPIKKEYYIGIVIDRTEKKPVIMFSTEGGVDIEEVAKNTPEKIVKHYVDLEKEFLPYIARNILNEASIPSEEIPKIADVIYKLYKVFKDMDGTLTEINPLVITEDGRIFAADAVLNVDDDAFYRHNYQEFEEFNKKDKSEFAYVELDGDIGVIGNGAGLTLASMDIVKEFGGEPACFLDIGGGASSEIVKKALKKVLEKQGVKGVFINVLGGITRCDEVAKGIVDVLEEHPNVKFAVRMMGTNEEEGRKILEEHGIPYELSMEDAAKKLMETINN